Sequence from the Seonamhaeicola sp. ML3 genome:
ATTAATTTTTGAAAGCGTTGATTCAATGTTAAATTGCTTGAGGCCAAAAACCACATCGTTTTTCCATAAAACTGGGGTTTTTAAAAAGCCTTCGTAGCGTTTTTGGAGCATTAAATTCGTAGCTTGTTGTTTAAGTTCTGTAATTAATCAACTTCACAGGGCCTTCCAAAAGTGTCCTAATAATTTGAAGTGTACCATCATCTTTGGTAGCGATATGCCATTTAATTAATGCAATAGCACCGTTTTCTATTTCTAAACCTGTTATGCTTCTGGGGTGAACACAGCTACCGTCGTTAAAAAACGCAATATCTCCTGGTTCTGGAAAGCGTGGTCTATGGGTATGCCCGAAAATGGTGAGCAGATTATTATTGTTGACAATCCATTTTTTAGCCCTACGCTCTACTTTAATAAGTTCTTTATAGTTTTTTGCAGGGCTGGTAGGGTCTGCAATGCCCATAACATTTAAAGGTTTCCAGAGTATTCTAACCAAGAACCGACTCCATTTCCAAAACAAAAAATTCCACCAATCGGCTTGATGTCCATGCGTTAAAAAAAGTTCTTGTCCGTTATCTTCATGCTTTAAAACAATAGCTTCGTTATACGTTATATCACCAAAAAGTTCCACTTTCTTTCCTTCCTTGGGGTCAAAATAACTCGAAAGGTTTTTCTTTACATAATTAGGGTTTCGGTATACCATATCGTGGTTCCCCCAAATCATATGTAGTTTGTTTTCTTTATGAAACTCACGCATTAACATAAACACATTTTTGTGCGCGTGTAAGATAGAAGTGAAGGAGATGTTTTCCCAAAGTTCGTCGCCATCGCCTAACTCACAATATTGAAATCCTTCTTGGTAATAATGTTTTAAGGCGTGAAAGTAAATATTTCTATTATTGGCAAAATCATCTGCGAAACTATTGTCGCCACGGTGGCAATCGCTAAAGAGGATAAATTTATCGCTGTCGCCAAACGAAACTATTTTAGCATTTTTGTATGCTTGATCTAGCCTTTTCTTAGATGAAAACATAAACCCGTATTAGAATAGGATAAATATAGCCAATATTACTCGACCTAAAGCCCTAATTTTTTCAATGCCTCTGGAAGCATGCGACTCACAAATTTACTGTAAGCCACTGCAGAGGGGTGTAGTCCATCGCTGGCTACAAGTTCTGGTTTTTCGAGACCCTCTCTGGTTATATCGGTAATGTAGATATAAGTAATGTCATTAGCATTACAATAATTCTCTATGTAGTTATTGTACTTATCAATACCATTCGAAATTGTGCTTCTGCCATTTCCAAATGGTGTGAATGCATAATCGGGGATAGATACCACTATTAAATTTTCTTTTTCCCCTTTCGCAAATCGAATAGCATCATTCACTAGTTCAGGAAATTCTGTTTCAAATATGGAGAAATCCCTAACTTGAAACTGGTTGTTTACACCTATAAGTAGAGTCGCTAAATCGAAGTCATTACCAAGATTTTCATTTGCAATAGCATTTTTTAAGTTAGTAGTAGTCCAACCCGTTGTTGCTATTACTTTTAATTCAGCTGTTAAATTTTCAATACGTTCAATGAGACTGTCCTTGAGTTGTTCTGGAAACCTGCATGTTTCACAAACGCTTTGTCCTATGGTGTAACTATCTCCCAAAGAGAGTAATTTAATGGCATTGCTTTGTACTTCAGAATCATTAGGTTCTTCGGTATTAGTTTCTACAGAAGTTGAAGAGCAGCCTAAGTAGAATAATAATATTAGGCCAAAAAAGAGGGATACATTTTTCGAGTTCATTTTTCTTTTAAAGATACGATTTTAAAAAATGACTCGCACATAACAAAAAAAGGTGTTTCCTCATTAAGAAACACCTTTTTTAACTGATGAACATGAATTGCAATTAATGCAGAGCATATTGTAACCCAAAGGTTACATTATAATTCTGTTTTAATTGAATACCATTTAAATCCTGATAAACGGGTGTAGTGATTTCAGTAGCAAAACGAAGTCCTTTGAAAGCACCTGCG
This genomic interval carries:
- a CDS encoding metallophosphoesterase family protein, with amino-acid sequence MFSSKKRLDQAYKNAKIVSFGDSDKFILFSDCHRGDNSFADDFANNRNIYFHALKHYYQEGFQYCELGDGDELWENISFTSILHAHKNVFMLMREFHKENKLHMIWGNHDMVYRNPNYVKKNLSSYFDPKEGKKVELFGDITYNEAIVLKHEDNGQELFLTHGHQADWWNFLFWKWSRFLVRILWKPLNVMGIADPTSPAKNYKELIKVERRAKKWIVNNNNLLTIFGHTHRPRFPEPGDIAFFNDGSCVHPRSITGLEIENGAIALIKWHIATKDDGTLQIIRTLLEGPVKLINYRT
- a CDS encoding SGNH/GDSL hydrolase family protein; translated protein: MNSKNVSLFFGLILLFYLGCSSTSVETNTEEPNDSEVQSNAIKLLSLGDSYTIGQSVCETCRFPEQLKDSLIERIENLTAELKVIATTGWTTTNLKNAIANENLGNDFDLATLLIGVNNQFQVRDFSIFETEFPELVNDAIRFAKGEKENLIVVSIPDYAFTPFGNGRSTISNGIDKYNNYIENYCNANDITYIYITDITREGLEKPELVASDGLHPSAVAYSKFVSRMLPEALKKLGL